One genomic region from Sphingomonas paeninsulae encodes:
- a CDS encoding EamA family transporter, with the protein MIGAPRTVALPPRHVLLAIAVMAVWGSNFVVIKLALAHLPPLLLAALRFLCVFVPAALFIRRPAVSWANLAAYGVLLGVGQFGVLFIAMRNDITPGLASLVIQVQVFFTIGLAMRLTGERIRPAQIGALLLAIVGIGIILVHTDGSATPLGLALVVFGALNWAGANMVAKAAGPVDMLGYVIWSSLFAIVPLFALAFIVEGPTAIMHGIASADAYTWGAVVWQAVGNTMFGYAAWGWLLARYPASTVAPMSLLVPVFGMAASAWWLGESLPAWKLSAAAFVMAGLAIGILWPRVVAWRVARIAA; encoded by the coding sequence ATGATTGGCGCGCCCCGGACTGTCGCTTTGCCGCCCCGCCATGTTCTTCTGGCGATCGCGGTGATGGCGGTCTGGGGCAGCAACTTCGTTGTGATAAAACTCGCGCTGGCACATCTGCCGCCGCTGTTGCTGGCGGCGCTCCGTTTCCTCTGCGTGTTCGTGCCCGCTGCGCTTTTCATCCGCAGGCCTGCTGTTTCATGGGCCAATCTCGCCGCTTATGGTGTGTTGCTCGGTGTTGGGCAGTTCGGTGTCCTGTTCATTGCAATGCGCAACGACATCACGCCCGGCCTCGCTTCGCTCGTAATCCAGGTGCAGGTATTTTTCACGATCGGGCTCGCCATGCGCTTGACTGGTGAACGCATACGCCCGGCACAAATTGGCGCATTGCTGCTGGCAATCGTCGGTATCGGTATCATCCTCGTCCACACCGATGGTAGCGCGACACCGCTCGGCCTTGCTCTGGTCGTTTTCGGCGCGCTCAACTGGGCTGGCGCGAACATGGTCGCAAAGGCGGCGGGACCAGTCGATATGTTGGGCTATGTCATCTGGTCCAGCCTGTTTGCGATCGTTCCATTGTTCGCGCTCGCCTTCATTGTAGAGGGACCGACCGCGATCATGCACGGCATCGCCAGCGCCGATGCCTACACCTGGGGCGCGGTCGTGTGGCAGGCGGTGGGCAACACGATGTTCGGTTACGCGGCATGGGGCTGGTTGCTCGCGCGCTACCCGGCCAGCACGGTTGCGCCGATGTCGTTGCTCGTCCCGGTGTTCGGCATGGCGGCATCGGCGTGGTGGCTGGGTGAATCGCTGCCCGCATGGAAGCTCAGCGCTGCCGCCTTCGTCATGGCTGGCCTCGCCATCGGTATTTTATGGCCGCGCGTCGTCGCGTGGCGTGTTGCAAGGATCGCCGCATGA
- the bla gene encoding class A beta-lactamase, whose translation MKPIQFNRRQLLVASAGLPLLASRAAAATDRFPPQFAALEKASGGRLGVSVFDTRTGSITGHRAAERFTMCSTFKLPLVAAVFAAADAGAIDLNRKLSFAASDLPGNSPVTRANLARGSMSIVDLAEAAQSVSDNGAANLLLKHIGGPAALTAFFREAGDPTSRLDHYEPELNYSHGTDIRDTTTPAAMAVLLSGIFTGSLLKPASRDRLIAWTIATKTGTHRIRAGLPSDWRAGDKTGTMTGQKPGPTFIASKYNDVAIVWRRETVTPFVVSVFYEAPVRGGDAVSVQEAVIAQAGKLAAEWIANRN comes from the coding sequence GTGAAACCGATCCAGTTCAACCGGCGTCAACTCCTTGTCGCCAGCGCCGGTCTGCCGCTGCTTGCCAGTCGCGCCGCTGCTGCGACCGACCGCTTTCCCCCGCAATTTGCCGCGCTTGAAAAGGCATCGGGCGGACGACTCGGCGTTTCGGTTTTCGATACCCGCACCGGTTCGATCACCGGCCATCGCGCCGCCGAACGCTTTACGATGTGTTCGACATTCAAACTTCCGCTCGTCGCCGCTGTCTTTGCGGCGGCAGATGCGGGGGCAATCGACCTGAACCGGAAACTCTCGTTTGCTGCATCCGATCTCCCCGGCAACTCCCCGGTTACGCGCGCCAATCTTGCCAGGGGAAGTATGTCCATCGTCGATCTGGCCGAAGCAGCGCAGAGCGTCAGCGATAATGGAGCCGCAAATCTGCTGCTCAAACATATCGGTGGCCCAGCGGCACTGACGGCTTTTTTCCGGGAGGCCGGTGATCCGACCAGTCGCCTCGACCACTATGAACCCGAACTCAATTACAGCCACGGCACCGACATTCGCGATACGACAACGCCTGCCGCAATGGCCGTCTTGCTCAGCGGTATTTTCACGGGATCATTGCTGAAACCCGCCAGTCGCGACCGGTTGATCGCGTGGACGATTGCCACCAAAACGGGGACGCATCGTATCCGGGCGGGGTTGCCCTCCGATTGGCGTGCAGGTGACAAGACCGGTACGATGACCGGCCAAAAACCCGGCCCGACTTTTATCGCCAGCAAATATAATGATGTCGCCATCGTCTGGCGTCGCGAAACTGTCACACCCTTTGTCGTATCTGTCTTTTACGAAGCACCTGTTCGGGGAGGCGACGCTGTGTCCGTTCAGGAAGCCGTCATCGCTCAGGCTGGAAAACTGGCAGCAGAATGGATCGCCAATCGGAACTGA
- a CDS encoding DUF1345 domain-containing protein, with product MTKARQTLGQRIAPARFIAFLVIFAVAFGAMLGPLGWTRALMTGFDIAGIFFMISLIPVLTTHGTDAMKRYAEENDANRVVLLVITSVVMLAILTAVFSELGVKGGGGSPKALIVGTLAVAWIYSNTVYALHYAHLYYVDGAKGGLNFSGKDDDGPDAGPEYSDFIYFSYTLGMTFQTSDTGVTSRHMRKIVTAHSLAAFVFNIGVLAFSINVLGGG from the coding sequence ATGACCAAAGCCCGCCAGACGCTCGGCCAGCGTATCGCCCCTGCCCGTTTCATTGCGTTTCTGGTGATTTTCGCCGTGGCGTTCGGGGCGATGCTGGGGCCGCTTGGCTGGACGCGAGCCTTGATGACCGGGTTCGACATTGCCGGTATCTTCTTCATGATCTCACTGATCCCGGTGCTGACCACACATGGCACGGACGCGATGAAACGATATGCAGAGGAGAACGACGCCAACCGTGTGGTTCTGCTGGTCATTACCAGTGTCGTGATGCTCGCAATTCTGACTGCTGTTTTCAGTGAGCTTGGGGTCAAGGGTGGCGGGGGGTCGCCGAAAGCGCTGATCGTCGGGACGCTGGCAGTGGCGTGGATATATTCAAACACGGTTTACGCGCTGCATTACGCTCATCTCTATTATGTGGATGGCGCGAAAGGCGGGCTGAATTTTTCGGGCAAGGATGATGATGGACCCGATGCAGGCCCCGAATATAGCGACTTCATCTATTTCTCATACACGCTGGGGATGACGTTTCAGACGTCGGACACCGGCGTTACGTCGCGTCATATGCGCAAGATCGTGACCGCGCACAGTCTGGCGGCGTTCGTATTCAACATCGGCGTGCTGGCATTTTCGATCAATGTGCTGGGCGGCGGATAA
- a CDS encoding DMT family transporter: MQSSRPSNTIPFAVACLGIALFSGMDAAMKGLSISLGAYNAMLWRAGIGVLISVGPYLFRHGGWPSRSGLRVHLLRGAVTAIMAVSFFYGIARVPLAEGIALSFIAPLIALYLAVVLLGEKVGRHSVIASVLGILGVAVLLAARIAATGDRNLFGVAAILLSAIFYAWNIILMRQQALLASPTEVAFFQNLTMGGFLLLAAPFFAIIPDAHHVPMLALSAALAFCSLLLLSWAYARAEAQVLVPVEYTAFIWASIMGAIFYAEPVTGTTIIGASFIVAGCVIAARGGRPDISKLEAAI; the protein is encoded by the coding sequence ATGCAATCGAGCCGTCCTTCGAACACCATTCCATTTGCAGTCGCGTGCCTCGGCATTGCGCTGTTTTCGGGCATGGATGCCGCGATGAAGGGGCTCTCGATCTCGCTTGGTGCGTACAACGCGATGCTGTGGCGCGCTGGCATCGGCGTGTTGATCAGTGTCGGCCCCTATCTGTTCAGGCATGGCGGCTGGCCCAGCCGCTCGGGCTTGCGGGTCCACCTGCTGCGCGGCGCGGTCACTGCAATCATGGCGGTGTCGTTTTTCTACGGCATCGCGCGCGTGCCGCTGGCAGAAGGCATTGCGCTGTCATTCATCGCGCCGCTGATCGCGCTTTATCTGGCGGTCGTCCTGCTCGGTGAAAAGGTCGGCAGGCACAGCGTTATCGCGTCGGTTCTCGGGATACTCGGGGTCGCCGTCCTGCTCGCTGCGCGGATCGCTGCGACGGGTGACCGCAATCTGTTTGGTGTCGCGGCAATCCTGCTGTCGGCGATCTTTTACGCATGGAACATCATTCTCATGCGTCAGCAGGCCCTTCTCGCCAGCCCTACCGAAGTCGCGTTTTTCCAGAACCTGACGATGGGCGGTTTCCTCCTGCTCGCCGCGCCGTTCTTCGCCATCATCCCCGATGCGCACCATGTGCCGATGCTCGCGCTGTCGGCTGCGCTGGCGTTCTGCTCGCTGCTCCTTCTGTCATGGGCCTATGCGCGGGCGGAAGCGCAGGTGCTGGTCCCGGTCGAATACACCGCGTTCATCTGGGCATCGATCATGGGCGCGATTTTTTACGCAGAGCCTGTCACCGGCACCACCATCATCGGCGCATCGTTCATCGTCGCAGGCTGCGTCATCGCCGCGCGCGGCGGCCGGCCCGATATCTCCAAACTGGAAGCAGCAATATGA
- the ppa gene encoding inorganic diphosphatase — translation MNIEMIPVGDSPPHSLNCIIEVPVGGEPVKYEFDKKSGALFVDRILHTPMRYPANYGFIPHTLSPDGDPLDALVVARSPFIPGCVVRVRPIAVLMLEDEAGGDEKLLTVPVDATFPYYTKVSESEDLPEIIMQQIEHFFTHYKDLEPKKWVRVGKWENAAYAQKIVLEAIERYKGAGSAS, via the coding sequence ATGAACATCGAAATGATTCCCGTAGGGGACAGCCCGCCGCATTCGCTGAACTGCATCATCGAGGTGCCGGTCGGTGGTGAGCCCGTGAAGTACGAGTTCGACAAAAAGTCGGGCGCGTTGTTCGTGGATCGCATTCTGCATACGCCGATGCGCTATCCCGCGAACTATGGGTTTATCCCGCACACACTGTCGCCCGATGGCGATCCGCTGGATGCGCTGGTCGTGGCGCGATCGCCGTTCATCCCCGGATGCGTCGTGCGCGTGCGGCCGATTGCGGTGCTGATGCTGGAAGACGAAGCCGGCGGCGATGAGAAGTTGCTGACCGTGCCGGTCGACGCGACGTTCCCTTATTATACCAAGGTCAGCGAGAGCGAAGATCTGCCCGAAATCATCATGCAGCAGATCGAGCATTTCTTTACCCACTATAAGGATCTGGAGCCAAAGAAGTGGGTCCGCGTCGGCAAGTGGGAAAATGCAGCTTACGCCCAGAAGATCGTTCTGGAAGCGATCGAACGTTACAAGGGGGCTGGCTCAGCCAGCTAA
- the ispG gene encoding flavodoxin-dependent (E)-4-hydroxy-3-methylbut-2-enyl-diphosphate synthase: MSSLRPWRDITRRQSRQIMIGNVPVGGDAPVTVQTMTNTPTSDAKATIDQIRRCEDAGVDIIRVSCPDVESTTALKQIVRASRVPIVADIHFHYKRALEAADAGAACLRINPGNIGSAERVREVVNAAKANGCAIRIGVNAGSLEKDLLEKYGEPCPEALVESALDHIKLLEDHDFRNYKVAVKASDLFLAVAAYQQLAEAVDCPLHLGITEAGGLIGGTVKSSIGMGSLLWYGIGDTIRVSLSAEPEEEVRVGFEILKALGIRNRGVRVVSCPSCARQGFDVIRTVQALEERLQHIRTPLSLSILGCVVNGPGEARETDIGLTGGGAGKHMVYLSGVTDHTIQDADMIEHIVKLVEAKAASIEAAEALVAA, translated from the coding sequence ATGTCCTCTCTGCGTCCATGGCGTGACATCACACGCCGCCAGTCTCGCCAGATCATGATCGGCAACGTCCCCGTTGGCGGCGATGCGCCCGTCACGGTCCAGACGATGACGAACACACCCACCAGCGATGCAAAGGCGACGATCGACCAGATTCGCCGTTGCGAAGACGCGGGGGTCGATATCATCCGCGTGTCTTGCCCCGATGTCGAAAGCACGACTGCGCTGAAACAGATTGTTCGCGCATCGCGCGTGCCGATCGTTGCCGACATCCACTTCCACTATAAACGCGCACTCGAAGCTGCCGACGCGGGCGCGGCCTGTCTGCGCATCAACCCCGGCAATATCGGTTCGGCGGAACGTGTCCGTGAAGTCGTCAACGCGGCAAAGGCCAATGGCTGCGCAATCCGCATCGGTGTGAACGCGGGCAGCCTCGAAAAAGATCTGCTCGAAAAATACGGTGAGCCTTGTCCCGAGGCACTCGTCGAAAGCGCGCTCGATCATATCAAGCTGCTCGAGGATCACGACTTCCGCAACTATAAGGTCGCGGTAAAGGCATCCGATCTGTTCCTTGCCGTTGCCGCGTATCAGCAACTTGCCGAAGCGGTCGATTGTCCTCTTCACCTCGGTATCACCGAAGCGGGTGGACTGATCGGCGGTACGGTCAAATCCTCGATCGGCATGGGCAGTCTGCTTTGGTACGGCATCGGCGACACCATCCGCGTGTCCTTGAGCGCCGAACCCGAAGAAGAAGTCCGCGTCGGCTTTGAAATTCTGAAGGCGCTTGGCATCCGCAATCGCGGCGTCCGCGTCGTGTCCTGCCCATCGTGCGCGCGTCAGGGCTTCGACGTGATCCGCACTGTGCAGGCGCTCGAAGAACGGCTTCAGCACATCCGCACGCCGCTTTCGCTCTCGATCCTCGGTTGCGTCGTGAATGGCCCCGGCGAAGCGCGCGAAACCGACATCGGTCTGACAGGCGGCGGCGCTGGTAAGCACATGGTCTATCTGTCGGGCGTCACCGATCACACGATTCAGGACGCCGATATGATCGAACATATTGTGAAGCTGGTCGAGGCAAAGGCTGCTTCGATCGAGGCTGCTGAGGCATTGGTCGCGGCTTAA
- a CDS encoding GNAT family N-acetyltransferase — protein sequence MTITIRPAVPGDLDTIIAFIRALADYEKLADAVRLDRASFGNHLFGPRPMAEVLIAELDAAPIGFALFFHNFSTFEGRPGIYLEDLFVDPAARGSGAGKALLSAFAQIAIERGCARLEWAVLDWNEPAIRFYKSIGATAMDGWTINRVDGPALTELAG from the coding sequence ATGACCATCACCATCCGCCCCGCAGTCCCCGGTGACCTCGATACCATCATCGCGTTCATCCGCGCGCTCGCCGACTATGAAAAACTGGCCGATGCAGTCCGCCTCGACCGCGCCAGTTTCGGCAATCATTTGTTCGGCCCGCGTCCGATGGCCGAAGTCCTGATCGCTGAACTCGACGCCGCGCCCATCGGCTTCGCGCTGTTCTTCCACAATTTCTCGACGTTCGAGGGTCGCCCCGGCATCTATTTGGAGGATTTGTTCGTGGACCCCGCCGCGCGTGGTTCCGGCGCCGGCAAAGCCCTGCTTTCCGCTTTCGCGCAAATCGCTATCGAACGGGGCTGTGCGCGGCTGGAATGGGCGGTACTCGACTGGAACGAACCCGCGATCCGTTTCTACAAATCGATCGGCGCGACCGCGATGGACGGCTGGACCATCAACCGTGTCGATGGTCCAGCGCTGACTGAATTAGCTGGCTGA
- a CDS encoding M61 family metallopeptidase, with protein sequence MNTRAFVLGLLISVATPAFAANPAFAANSAPQLAPFVDTIPAPVDQPYPGVIRLKVDATDLDRAIMRVEETIPVAGAGPLVLMMPKWLPGNHSPRGPIDKLAGLVIKAGDKTLTWLRDPVDVFAFHVDVPAGVKALDVSFQFLSPNAEDQGRIVMTQEMLNIQWEAVSLYPAGYFTRQIQISPTVTYPRGFTPATALRKSGGSGDTVTYQTTNYEVLVDSPVYAGKYFRADDLGQGVTLNTIADDPKYLAATPAQIQLHRNLVTQAVKLFGARHFDHYDFLFSLSDRLGDNGLEHHRSSENGVDPTYFTEWNESLLDHNLLPHEFTHSWNGKFRRGADLWTPDFRTPMRDSLLWVYEGQTQFWGYVLEARSGLASKQDTLDALASIAAGLDVRKAREWRSLDDTTNDPVISQRRPKGWVSWQRSEDYYNEGLLIWVEADAIIRQGTRGAKGLDDFAKAFFGINDGDYGEVTYTIDDVAKTLNGVMPYDWAGFLKERLTGKAEHAPLGGFERSGYKLTYTDTPTNFTKTGMKANKYLDLSYSLGLNVGKEARINAVIWDGPAYKAGLTVGQTIVAVNGVAYTDDAMKAAVTAAKGGSAPVRLTVKAGARVRDVAVLWNEGLRYPRFVKTGTGETPLDKLLAPK encoded by the coding sequence ATGAACACCCGTGCATTTGTCCTTGGCCTGCTTATTTCGGTCGCCACCCCTGCCTTTGCTGCGAACCCCGCCTTTGCTGCGAACAGCGCGCCGCAGCTGGCACCGTTCGTCGATACTATCCCCGCCCCCGTCGATCAGCCGTATCCGGGCGTGATCCGGTTAAAGGTCGATGCGACCGATCTGGATCGGGCGATCATGCGGGTCGAGGAAACGATCCCGGTCGCGGGCGCAGGGCCACTGGTCCTGATGATGCCCAAATGGCTGCCGGGCAATCACAGCCCGCGTGGCCCGATCGACAAGCTGGCCGGGTTGGTCATCAAGGCGGGCGACAAAACGCTGACCTGGTTGCGCGATCCGGTCGATGTGTTCGCATTTCATGTCGATGTGCCAGCGGGCGTAAAGGCGCTCGACGTCAGCTTTCAATTCCTGTCGCCGAACGCGGAGGATCAGGGGCGGATCGTCATGACGCAGGAAATGCTGAACATTCAGTGGGAGGCGGTTTCGCTATACCCCGCTGGGTATTTCACGCGCCAGATTCAGATCAGCCCGACGGTAACATATCCCAGGGGGTTCACGCCCGCGACCGCGCTGCGCAAGAGCGGCGGTTCGGGTGACACGGTTACATATCAGACGACCAATTATGAAGTGCTGGTCGATTCGCCGGTCTATGCAGGTAAATATTTCCGCGCCGACGATCTGGGTCAGGGCGTCACGTTAAACACCATCGCGGACGATCCGAAATATCTGGCGGCGACGCCTGCGCAGATTCAGTTGCATCGCAATCTGGTGACGCAAGCGGTCAAGCTGTTCGGGGCGCGGCATTTCGATCATTATGATTTCCTGTTCTCGCTGTCCGACCGGCTGGGCGACAATGGGCTGGAACATCATCGGTCGTCGGAGAATGGCGTCGATCCGACCTATTTCACCGAGTGGAACGAGAGTTTGCTCGACCATAATCTGTTGCCGCATGAATTCACGCACAGTTGGAACGGCAAGTTCCGGCGCGGGGCAGATTTGTGGACGCCCGATTTCCGCACGCCGATGCGCGACAGCCTGTTGTGGGTTTACGAAGGACAGACGCAGTTCTGGGGCTATGTTCTGGAAGCGCGGTCGGGGCTGGCATCGAAACAGGATACGCTCGACGCGCTGGCAAGCATCGCGGCTGGGCTGGATGTGCGCAAGGCGCGCGAGTGGCGCAGTCTGGACGATACGACCAACGATCCGGTCATTTCGCAGCGACGGCCAAAGGGCTGGGTGAGCTGGCAGCGGAGCGAGGATTATTACAACGAAGGGCTGCTGATCTGGGTCGAGGCCGATGCGATCATCCGGCAGGGAACCAGGGGTGCAAAGGGGCTGGACGATTTCGCCAAAGCATTCTTTGGCATCAACGACGGCGATTATGGCGAAGTAACCTATACGATCGACGATGTTGCAAAGACGCTGAACGGGGTGATGCCCTATGACTGGGCGGGGTTCCTGAAGGAGCGGCTGACCGGCAAGGCGGAGCACGCGCCGCTCGGCGGGTTCGAACGCAGCGGGTATAAGCTGACCTACACCGACACGCCGACGAACTTCACCAAAACCGGGATGAAGGCGAACAAGTATCTCGACCTGTCCTATTCGCTGGGGTTGAACGTCGGCAAGGAAGCCCGGATCAACGCAGTGATCTGGGACGGGCCAGCGTATAAAGCAGGGCTGACCGTGGGGCAGACGATCGTTGCGGTGAACGGAGTCGCCTATACCGACGACGCGATGAAGGCGGCGGTTACTGCGGCAAAAGGAGGCTCTGCGCCGGTCCGGCTGACAGTGAAAGCAGGTGCGCGAGTCCGTGACGTGGCAGTTTTGTGGAACGAGGGACTTCGTTATCCACGGTTTGTGAAAACGGGGACTGGTGAGACGCCGCTCGACAAGCTACTCGCCCCCAAATGA